A region from the Clostridium beijerinckii genome encodes:
- a CDS encoding mechanosensitive ion channel protein: protein MEDNQLNIGNLISVKLLESFVNKGLKILLVIIAMYFSIKIGKHLIKKFVEKQIESNAMISLDSQRAKTLGEVLKSVLNYSVYFVGIAIIVSFLFGEISFTFASIGGIAVGLGAQSLIKDLINGFFILFENQFGVGDHVTLGSFNGIVKSIGIRTTVIRDFTGDIHSIPNGSIIGVTNHSRNDIRFVVDVNISYEEDMEKVIGIIESTCEDFKIENEEYISEPIEVSGIIALGISSVTIRVTGKAKPLNQWKMENQLRKVIKLTLDKNKIEMPYSKTQLFNEI from the coding sequence ATGGAGGATAATCAATTGAATATTGGGAATTTAATTAGTGTGAAATTATTGGAATCATTTGTAAATAAAGGCTTAAAAATACTTCTTGTAATAATAGCAATGTATTTTTCTATAAAAATTGGAAAGCATCTAATAAAAAAGTTTGTTGAAAAACAAATTGAGAGTAACGCAATGATTTCATTAGATTCTCAAAGAGCAAAAACATTAGGAGAAGTATTAAAAAGTGTTTTAAATTATTCAGTATACTTTGTAGGAATAGCTATAATAGTATCATTTTTATTTGGAGAAATATCATTCACATTTGCAAGTATAGGTGGAATTGCTGTTGGACTTGGTGCACAAAGTTTGATAAAAGACTTAATTAATGGATTTTTTATTTTATTTGAAAACCAATTTGGGGTTGGAGATCATGTAACGTTAGGCAGCTTTAATGGGATTGTCAAAAGTATAGGAATTAGAACTACTGTAATTAGAGACTTTACTGGAGATATTCATTCTATCCCTAATGGTTCTATAATTGGTGTAACTAATCATTCGAGAAATGACATAAGATTTGTAGTAGATGTAAATATTTCTTATGAAGAAGATATGGAAAAGGTAATTGGCATTATTGAAAGTACTTGTGAGGATTTTAAAATTGAAAATGAAGAGTATATAAGTGAGCCTATAGAAGTTTCAGGAATTATAGCATTAGGAATATCGAGTGTTACAATAAGGGTAACAGGTAAAGCTAAACCACTTAATCAATGGAAGATGGAAAATCAACTTAGGAAAGTAATAAAATTAACATTAGATAAAAATAAAATAGAAATGCCTTATTCTAAGACTCAATTATTTAATGAAATATAG
- a CDS encoding 50S ribosomal protein L9, protein MKVILLQDVKKIGKKGDVIEASDGYARNFLFPRKLAQEANDSNMHILNNKKENERKQKLAELEAAQKLAGELKGKEITIKAKAGESGKLFGAITSKDVAELIKAQYKIEIDKKKIVMDTIKLAGGYEIEVKLYPEVSTKMKVIIVPQG, encoded by the coding sequence ATGAAAGTTATATTATTACAAGATGTTAAGAAAATAGGTAAAAAAGGTGATGTTATTGAAGCATCAGATGGATATGCAAGAAATTTTTTATTTCCAAGGAAATTAGCACAAGAAGCTAACGATTCAAACATGCATATTTTAAATAACAAAAAAGAAAATGAAAGAAAACAAAAATTAGCTGAGCTTGAAGCAGCACAAAAGTTAGCTGGAGAGTTAAAGGGAAAAGAAATAACAATAAAAGCTAAGGCAGGAGAAAGTGGAAAATTATTTGGCGCTATTACTAGTAAGGATGTTGCTGAATTAATTAAAGCACAGTATAAAATTGAAATAGATAAAAAGAAAATTGTTATGGATACAATAAAATTAGCAGGTGGATATGAAATAGAGGTTAAACTATATCCAGAAGTTAGTACTAAAATGAAGGTAATTATTGTTCCACAAGGATAA
- a CDS encoding single-stranded DNA-binding protein — MNKVVLIGRLTKDPELRFTPGSGAAVTTLTLAIDKYNTKTGQREADFVPVVVWGKQAESTANYMSKGSQVAISGRIQTRSYDAKDGTKRYVTEVVADQFGGVEFLGSKGSNNSSGNSFSNSNEYSAPANDTFGGGNFEEDITPVDDGDMPF; from the coding sequence ATGAATAAAGTAGTTCTAATTGGAAGATTAACAAAAGATCCAGAACTAAGATTTACTCCAGGAAGTGGAGCAGCAGTAACAACCTTAACGTTAGCAATTGATAAATATAACACAAAAACTGGTCAAAGAGAAGCAGATTTTGTACCCGTAGTAGTATGGGGTAAGCAAGCTGAGAGTACTGCTAATTACATGAGTAAAGGTAGCCAAGTTGCTATCAGCGGTAGAATCCAAACCAGAAGTTATGATGCTAAAGACGGAACTAAGAGATATGTTACTGAAGTTGTAGCAGATCAATTCGGTGGAGTTGAATTCCTAGGAAGTAAAGGAAGCAACAATTCATCAGGAAATAGTTTTAGTAATAGCAATGAATATTCAGCACCGGCAAATGATACATTTGGTGGTGGAAACTTTGAAGAGGATATAACTCCTGTAGATGATGGAGATATGCCTTTCTAA
- a CDS encoding MazG-like family protein: protein MRKDNFNIMTNIKIIEDLKAQLLCIIGEFFRLLTKGNNVARDSILDCISGAIIILYILGEKLGYSFLDIDHVIKSKLDLGIRAEDQVEKEGKSLSKLKRYINNRRD from the coding sequence ATGAGAAAAGACAATTTTAATATAATGACTAATATTAAGATTATAGAAGATTTGAAAGCACAACTTCTTTGCATAATTGGAGAGTTTTTTAGACTTCTAACAAAAGGAAATAATGTAGCACGTGATTCTATCTTAGATTGCATTTCAGGTGCTATAATAATATTATATATCTTAGGAGAAAAACTAGGATATTCATTTTTAGATATAGATCATGTTATAAAATCAAAATTAGATTTGGGAATAAGGGCTGAGGATCAGGTTGAAAAAGAAGGTAAAAGCTTAAGTAAACTAAAACGTTATATTAACAATAGAAGAGATTAA
- a CDS encoding DHH family phosphoesterase translates to MNWITMFKSLLKPGLLIAILTILFLYNYTGIGIVVIVIYLTYNYHQLNYYCEKENDNNEFIKSINNGISGNALRIIYPLALIKEDGELVWHNNLFNTLKSNEEDSEKNILSITRGLNLDNVLKHEDNLHQRLNLNGKLYDVYATLIEKKNKKYLYLLSFNDITKLIDYETTQEGVMLIEVDNFTEALDKTDENNRPLLVAEIERTINSYANNLKAMIKRYDTNKYVLSIQDKYIEDEIKQKFNIIEIISKIDKGNSIEVTLSIGVGKGGMSPLENYNNANIAKELALGRGGDQVVVKTNNDIKFFGGNTKEIEKRTKVKARVIARALGELIYESSKVYIIGHKNPDMDCFGSAVGLASVVKQLGKTCNIVLDNDTNAIDYYLNKLNQESKYDDLFISVEDARDELDGKTLVIIVDVHNKSYIADLQLVDKAERKVIIDHHRRSPDMIEQDILNYIEVYASSTSEMVTEIIQYMVDKPNLSRTEAEGLLAGIFMDTKGFSFKTGVRTFDAASFLKSLGADPIEIKKMFTDDLEDYLLIAETIKSAEVNDNTAIAITPKNIDTVIIAKAADELLNISGISVSFVLGEINNDIYISGRSVGDINVQVVLEALGGGGHMNIAGGKMTNKTIEEVICELKEAMKNYLRIGE, encoded by the coding sequence ATGAATTGGATAACTATGTTTAAAAGTTTGCTTAAGCCGGGATTATTAATTGCCATTTTAACAATATTATTCTTATATAATTATACAGGAATAGGTATAGTTGTTATTGTAATCTATTTGACATATAATTATCACCAGCTAAATTATTATTGTGAAAAAGAAAACGATAATAATGAATTTATAAAAAGCATAAATAATGGAATATCAGGAAATGCATTAAGAATTATTTATCCATTGGCTTTAATAAAAGAAGATGGAGAATTAGTATGGCATAATAATTTATTCAATACATTGAAATCAAATGAAGAAGATTCAGAAAAAAATATCTTAAGTATAACTAGAGGATTAAATTTAGATAATGTACTAAAGCATGAGGACAATTTACATCAAAGGTTAAACCTTAACGGTAAATTATATGATGTATATGCTACTTTAATTGAAAAAAAAAATAAAAAGTATTTATACTTACTGTCTTTTAATGATATAACAAAACTTATTGATTATGAAACTACTCAGGAAGGTGTAATGTTAATAGAAGTAGATAATTTTACTGAAGCATTAGACAAAACTGATGAAAATAACAGGCCTCTTTTGGTCGCAGAAATAGAAAGAACTATAAATTCATATGCTAATAATTTGAAAGCAATGATTAAAAGATACGATACTAATAAGTATGTGTTATCTATTCAAGATAAATATATTGAAGATGAGATAAAACAAAAGTTCAATATAATAGAAATAATTTCAAAAATTGATAAAGGTAATTCCATTGAAGTTACATTAAGTATAGGTGTAGGAAAAGGTGGAATGTCTCCTTTAGAAAATTACAATAATGCTAATATAGCAAAAGAATTAGCATTAGGTAGAGGTGGAGATCAAGTTGTGGTCAAAACTAATAATGACATAAAGTTCTTTGGCGGTAATACGAAAGAGATAGAAAAAAGAACTAAAGTAAAGGCAAGGGTTATTGCTAGAGCTTTAGGTGAATTAATTTATGAAAGTAGTAAAGTATATATTATAGGACATAAAAATCCTGACATGGATTGTTTCGGATCAGCAGTTGGATTAGCTAGTGTTGTTAAACAACTAGGGAAAACTTGTAATATTGTATTAGATAATGATACTAATGCCATTGACTATTACTTAAATAAATTAAACCAAGAATCTAAATATGATGATTTATTTATATCTGTAGAAGATGCAAGAGATGAATTGGATGGTAAAACATTGGTTATTATTGTAGATGTTCATAATAAGAGTTATATTGCTGATTTGCAATTAGTAGATAAGGCAGAAAGAAAGGTTATAATAGATCATCATAGAAGAAGTCCTGATATGATAGAACAAGATATATTAAATTATATAGAAGTATATGCATCATCTACTTCTGAAATGGTTACGGAGATCATTCAGTATATGGTTGATAAGCCTAATTTATCAAGAACAGAAGCAGAAGGACTACTTGCAGGTATTTTTATGGATACTAAAGGTTTTTCTTTTAAAACAGGAGTTAGAACTTTTGATGCTGCATCATTCTTGAAGTCTTTGGGTGCAGATCCAATTGAAATAAAAAAAATGTTTACTGATGATTTAGAAGATTATTTACTTATTGCAGAAACAATAAAATCAGCAGAAGTAAATGACAATACTGCTATTGCAATAACACCTAAAAACATAGATACTGTAATTATAGCAAAAGCTGCTGATGAGTTATTAAATATATCAGGAATTTCTGTGAGTTTTGTTTTAGGGGAAATAAATAATGATATATACATCAGTGGAAGATCAGTTGGAGATATTAATGTTCAAGTTGTCTTAGAAGCACTAGGCGGCGGTGGACATATGAATATTGCTGGAGGTAAGATGACAAATAAGACAATTGAAGAGGTTATTTGTGAATTAAAAGAAGCAATGAAAAATTATTTAAGGATAGGTGAATAG
- a CDS encoding lysine transporter LysE, which yields MFSVFIIFKAILVGFFTGFVASIPLGPSGLESVSRSLSKGFREGFKVSLGAVSADIVYIIIINLGLFTVFTKNSRFHSLFWVVSGIVLILSIKISSKSKNLDLKLEKSINRHSSNGFLTGFLITFLNPTTPSLWIALSGTVFNVWKHHGRTFFMFSIFSMIIGSISWFCVLNFLVSRGLKKLNPNFANTTTRFLDYFLFALGIIFIILGCYNFIF from the coding sequence ATGTTTTCAGTATTTATTATATTTAAGGCTATATTAGTAGGTTTTTTTACAGGCTTTGTAGCTTCTATTCCATTAGGTCCTTCTGGTCTTGAATCTGTTAGTCGTTCACTATCTAAGGGATTTAGAGAAGGATTTAAAGTATCTCTTGGTGCCGTTTCTGCTGATATTGTATATATAATAATTATAAATTTAGGTTTATTTACTGTATTTACCAAAAATTCCAGGTTCCACAGTTTGTTTTGGGTTGTGTCAGGAATTGTTTTAATTTTATCTATTAAAATATCATCTAAATCTAAAAATTTAGATTTAAAATTAGAGAAATCAATTAATAGACATTCTTCAAATGGATTTTTAACTGGATTTTTAATAACATTTTTAAATCCAACTACTCCATCATTATGGATTGCGTTAAGTGGAACTGTATTTAATGTTTGGAAGCATCACGGGAGAACATTTTTTATGTTTTCAATTTTTTCAATGATAATTGGAAGTATAAGTTGGTTCTGTGTCCTTAATTTCTTAGTAAGTAGAGGTTTAAAAAAATTAAATCCTAATTTTGCAAACACCACAACAAGGTTTTTAGATTATTTCCTTTTTGCATTGGGGATAATATTTATTATTTTAGGATGTTATAATTTTATTTTTTAG
- the rpsR gene encoding 30S ribosomal protein S18 has product MREEGNNSRRPGGRMRRTRKKVCAFCSDKSEFIDYKDINKLRKYVTERGKILPRRISGTCAKHQRELTGSIKRARNIALLPFTTE; this is encoded by the coding sequence ATGAGAGAAGAAGGTAACAATAGTAGAAGACCAGGCGGTAGAATGAGAAGAACTAGAAAGAAAGTTTGTGCTTTTTGTTCAGATAAGTCTGAATTTATCGACTATAAAGATATAAATAAGCTTAGAAAATATGTTACAGAAAGAGGAAAGATTCTTCCTAGAAGAATTTCTGGAACTTGTGCTAAGCATCAAAGAGAATTAACAGGTTCAATCAAGAGAGCAAGAAACATAGCATTATTACCATTTACAACTGAATAA
- a CDS encoding DUF951 domain-containing protein, with translation MIENFNLGDIVEMKKQHPCGSNQFEIIRVGADIKIKCTGCGRIVMIPRGKFKKEAKKIVINGEN, from the coding sequence ATGATAGAAAATTTTAATCTTGGTGATATAGTAGAAATGAAAAAGCAACATCCATGTGGTTCAAATCAATTTGAGATAATAAGAGTTGGTGCGGATATAAAAATAAAATGTACCGGATGTGGAAGAATTGTAATGATTCCTAGAGGGAAATTTAAAAAGGAAGCAAAAAAAATAGTGATTAATGGAGAAAATTAA
- a CDS encoding 30S ribosomal protein S6: MRKYETIFILSPLFDDETVKANIEKFKGVIENGGGTVDNVDFWGKRKLAYEIKKVGEGFYTLFSFTAGPELPKELDRVFRITDGVIRHIIVTEQV; the protein is encoded by the coding sequence ATGAGAAAGTACGAAACTATATTTATATTAAGCCCATTATTTGATGATGAAACTGTTAAAGCTAACATCGAAAAATTTAAGGGTGTTATAGAAAATGGTGGAGGAACAGTAGATAATGTTGATTTCTGGGGTAAGAGAAAACTTGCTTATGAAATTAAAAAAGTTGGTGAAGGTTTTTATACTTTATTTAGCTTTACTGCTGGCCCTGAATTACCAAAAGAGTTAGATAGAGTATTCAGAATAACAGATGGTGTTATTAGACATATCATTGTAACTGAACAAGTATAA